The following are encoded in a window of Penaeus vannamei isolate JL-2024 chromosome 17, ASM4276789v1, whole genome shotgun sequence genomic DNA:
- the RpS3 gene encoding small ribosomal subunit protein uS3 → MRRKNKERDMVTYLPEGSLSPQSPALALSVKMATAINKKKKFVKDGAFRAELNRFLTNELAEDGYSGVQVRHTPARTEIIILATRTQNVLGEKGRRIRELTSLVQKRFGFAEGSVELYAEKVAQRGLCAIAQAESLRYKLVGGLAVRRACYGVLRFIMESGAKGCEVVVSGKLRGQRAKSMKFTDGLMIHSGEPRRHYVDTAVRHVHLRQGVLGIKVKIMLPWDPTGKNGPRIPLPDHISIVEPKEEILPTEPHSENKMEKSVPPPVATPAAAPVPTE, encoded by the exons atgagaaggaaaaataaagaaagagatatggTGACTTATTTACCAGAAGGCAGCCTTAGCCCTCAGTCTCCCGCACTCGCTCTTTCCGTCAAGATGGCGACCGCGatcaacaagaagaagaag TTCGTCAAGGACGGTGCGTTCAGAGCCGAGCTGAACAGATTCCTCACCAATGAGTTGGCTGAGGATGGCTACTCGGGTGTCCAGGTGCGCCACACACCTGCCCGTACAGAGATTATCATCTTGGCCACAAGAACCCAGAATGTCCTCG GTGAGAAGGGACGTCGTATCAGGGAGCTGACATCTCTTGTCCAGAAGAGGTTTGGATTTGCTGAAGGTTCAGTAGAGCTCTATGCTGAGAAGGTTGCCCAGCGTGGTCTTTGCGCCATTGCCCAGGCCGAGTCTCTCCGTTACAAGCTTGTGGGAGGTCTCGCAGTTAGGAG GGCTTGCTATGGTGTGCTCCGTTTCATCATGGAATCTGGCGCTAAGGGTTGTGAGGTGGTCGTGTCTGGTAAGCTGAGAGGTCAGCGAGCCAAGAGCATGAAGTTCACTGACGGTCTCATGATTCACTCTGGTGAGCCCCGCCGTCACTACGTTGATACTGCTGTCCGTCACGTCCATCTCCGCCAGG GTGTACTTGGTATTAAGGTCAAGATCATGTTGCCTTGGGACCCCACTGGCAAGAATGGCCCACGTATCCCTCTCCCTGATCACATTAGCATTGTTGAGCCCAAGGAGGAGATCCTGCCCACTGAACCCCACTCTGAGAATAAGATGGAAAAGAGTGTGCCTCCCCCAGTAGCAACCCCTGCTGCTGCGCCTGTACCAACTGAGTAA
- the LOC113824170 gene encoding mitochondrial import inner membrane translocase subunit Tim13, with product MESLGAGRMSSSQREDLMDQVKQQIVIANTQELLTKMGEKCFTKCIPKPGSSLDSSEQKCLAMCMDRYMDSWNLVSRTYTTRLQREKNFQ from the exons ATGGAGTCTTTAGGAGCAGGAAGAATGTCTTCGTCGCAACGAGAGGATCTTATGGATCAAGTTAAACAACAAATAGTTATTGCCAACACACAAGAACTACTGACG aaaatgggagagaagtgCTTCACCAAATGTATTCCAAAACCTGGATCCTCCTTAGATAGCTCAGAACAG aaATGTTTAGCGATGTGTATGGATCGTTATATGGACTCTTGGAATCTTGTATCAAGAACATACACCACTCgtctacagagagagaagaatttcCAATAA